In the Candidatus Electrothrix rattekaaiensis genome, one interval contains:
- a CDS encoding DUF1456 family protein: MTNNDILRRIRYTFAFNDSKIIALFASGGQQVTRGQISDWLKKDDDPAFQRCNDKHMATFLNGLINDKRGKKEGPQPQPEKRLTNNIILLKLKIALNLQAEDILKIMELAEFPIGKPELSAFFRKPSHTHYRACKDQILRNFLKGMQLHYRP; the protein is encoded by the coding sequence ATGACCAACAATGATATTTTACGCCGTATACGCTATACCTTTGCTTTTAATGATTCTAAAATAATTGCCCTCTTTGCCTCAGGTGGTCAACAGGTAACGCGTGGGCAGATCAGCGACTGGTTAAAAAAGGATGATGACCCAGCGTTTCAAAGATGCAATGACAAGCACATGGCAACGTTCCTCAATGGCTTGATCAATGATAAACGCGGCAAAAAAGAAGGTCCGCAACCTCAGCCGGAGAAACGTTTAACCAATAATATTATCCTTCTCAAGCTAAAAATAGCCTTAAACCTTCAAGCGGAAGATATATTGAAGATCATGGAGCTGGCTGAGTTCCCCATAGGTAAACCCGAATTAAGTGCTTTCTTCCGTAAACCAAGCCATACTCATTACCGTGCCTGTAAGGATCAAATATTACGCAATTTCCTTAAAGGTATGCAGCTTCACTATCGCCCCTAA
- a CDS encoding tetratricopeptide repeat protein — translation MPLELRLTFSDASHVAVSLLGAAAEYSPPAEFINPLEEADLNELRWYLEDYGTSYAAEPDDVRAVAVQEQLPVWGTALFEAALDNERKAAKLFDRFLESGEEGRVLSIAADEPAVLTLPWELLHTPKGSFLVNENPPISIRRGLPGAGDARTPQPRAAKPGLHLLFIVSRPDGASFIDPRRDADAVLSALAQQEQARVEVEFLRPPTLDALRRRLRDTRLPTVDIIHFDGHGVFGKDSEADRGGKGDDTKGDGTATDRQQGWLLFEDKEGGKDRVAAEKFGQLLHQNHAGLVVLSACQSAAMDSKDPMSGVAARLVHAGIPAVIAMTHSVLVSTAEQLFAEFYSSLFQGCTVARSLDEARHDLLFNPERGIRLRGEQNAQEVRLELHDWFLPALYQSGQDMALLSAEVGESPEARPALLSNLPEPQPSGFFGRSRELWQIERAFGVEDCRRFSITGFGGQGKTALALEAGRWLLRTHLFERVCMISYAAYQGSDPVSMAVATMSTTFEQSLIDADAARASLAQTPTLLILDNLESLAADNTLAELLDAALPWSEAGASRVLLTSRQPDCNHPGYPLAGDYRHQTLALQGLQPHDSVDWFDSLRRLPPKTRLKRPRRDVLINLFRKVGFHPLSISLLAQQLKERGPADVVERLEALLEEQPVNQADRSLLASLELSIEQLPTQCREWLPRLGVFQGGCLEGMVEGITGLKEADWQELRNHLLIAGLMQAERVPVVDATFLRFHPTLAPALWQRLAKEEQDKLLAGYWQAYHQLANQLYHLDDTNPHAARALAHCELPNLLRAVHVALQTGEAEQGVDFANKVNFFLRPFGLRRDAEELLEAAGKAGSTIGTQAWYLSQSNKGEQLWGNGQPGLAAQVFADILAGLEGTPGYQRCITLHMLGRCCASQGQPAQAEQHYRQALTEIVQLEQGDQVRRQTGVFQTDLADVLRDQRRYDEAKQAYQASLEIADKQGNKRQQGIVRSQLGTLAYMQGELAKAEERYKEALTLFQRINEPASEAVLWHQLGVVYQQAKQWEAAEQAYRQAARLKEEQGLLGGNASAAGSWDQLAQVCKATGRKAEAEQWFRKALAARRAAEDRPGMAITLSNLADLLADDPARLDEARGLAEEALTIKEALDNAALAIWKTYELLARIADQQGDSSQAAEYRAKSRQAYLAFPGWRQGLYQHEPLIAAVVQGGDMEAALAPYSEGWINLKAAIQRILDGERDEATLSEPLDYRDAAVIRAILVGIEGKA, via the coding sequence ATGCCCCTTGAACTACGCCTGACCTTTTCCGATGCCTCCCATGTTGCCGTCTCCCTGCTGGGTGCGGCAGCGGAGTACAGCCCACCTGCCGAGTTCATCAATCCCCTGGAGGAGGCCGATCTCAACGAACTCCGCTGGTATTTGGAGGACTACGGAACCAGCTATGCGGCTGAACCGGATGATGTGCGGGCCGTTGCCGTGCAGGAGCAACTGCCTGTCTGGGGAACCGCCCTGTTCGAGGCCGCTCTGGATAACGAGCGCAAGGCAGCCAAGCTCTTTGACCGCTTCCTGGAGAGCGGCGAGGAGGGCCGCGTCCTCAGTATTGCTGCTGATGAGCCAGCCGTGCTCACCCTGCCCTGGGAGCTGCTCCACACGCCCAAGGGTAGCTTTCTTGTCAACGAGAACCCGCCCATCTCCATCCGGCGGGGACTGCCCGGCGCAGGCGATGCCCGTACTCCGCAGCCCCGTGCGGCCAAGCCCGGTCTGCATCTCCTCTTTATCGTCAGCAGACCAGACGGAGCCAGCTTTATTGATCCCCGCCGCGATGCCGATGCCGTGCTCTCGGCCCTGGCCCAACAGGAACAGGCGCGGGTGGAGGTAGAGTTTCTCCGGCCCCCGACCCTGGATGCCCTGCGCAGGCGATTGCGCGATACCCGACTGCCCACGGTGGACATCATCCATTTTGACGGGCACGGGGTGTTTGGCAAGGACAGCGAGGCGGACAGGGGCGGCAAGGGCGATGATACCAAGGGCGATGGGACGGCAACGGACAGGCAGCAGGGCTGGCTCCTGTTTGAGGACAAGGAGGGCGGTAAAGACCGGGTTGCGGCGGAGAAGTTCGGGCAGCTGCTTCATCAGAACCATGCAGGCCTGGTCGTGCTTTCCGCCTGTCAGTCCGCAGCAATGGACAGCAAAGATCCCATGAGCGGGGTCGCAGCCCGACTGGTCCATGCGGGTATCCCTGCGGTCATCGCCATGACCCATAGCGTGCTGGTCAGCACGGCAGAGCAGCTCTTTGCCGAGTTCTATAGCAGCCTGTTCCAAGGCTGCACAGTGGCCCGATCCCTGGACGAGGCCCGGCACGACCTCCTCTTTAACCCGGAGCGCGGCATCCGGCTGCGCGGTGAGCAGAACGCCCAGGAAGTCCGGCTGGAGCTGCACGACTGGTTCCTGCCTGCCCTGTATCAGAGCGGTCAGGATATGGCCCTGCTCAGTGCCGAGGTCGGCGAAAGCCCGGAAGCCCGCCCTGCCCTGCTCTCCAATCTGCCTGAGCCGCAGCCCTCCGGCTTTTTCGGGCGCAGCAGGGAGCTGTGGCAGATCGAACGGGCCTTTGGGGTGGAGGACTGCCGTCGTTTCTCCATCACCGGTTTTGGGGGACAGGGCAAGACCGCCTTAGCCCTGGAAGCGGGCCGCTGGCTGCTCCGCACGCACCTGTTCGAGCGGGTCTGCATGATCAGCTATGCCGCCTATCAGGGCAGCGACCCGGTGAGTATGGCCGTTGCCACCATGAGCACGACCTTTGAGCAGAGCCTGATTGATGCGGATGCGGCCCGAGCATCGCTGGCACAGACCCCTACCCTGCTGATTCTGGATAACCTGGAGTCCCTGGCTGCTGACAACACCCTGGCCGAGCTGCTGGATGCGGCTCTGCCCTGGTCTGAAGCCGGGGCCAGTCGGGTGCTGCTCACCTCCCGGCAACCGGATTGCAACCATCCCGGCTATCCCCTGGCTGGCGACTACAGGCACCAAACCCTTGCCCTCCAGGGCCTGCAACCGCACGATAGCGTGGACTGGTTCGACAGCCTGCGCCGTCTGCCGCCCAAGACCAGGCTCAAGCGACCCCGCCGCGATGTGCTGATCAACCTGTTCCGCAAGGTAGGCTTTCATCCCCTGTCCATCTCCCTGCTGGCGCAACAGCTCAAGGAGCGCGGCCCGGCTGATGTGGTGGAACGACTGGAGGCCCTGCTGGAGGAGCAGCCGGTGAATCAGGCAGACCGCTCCCTGCTCGCCTCCCTGGAGCTGTCCATTGAGCAACTGCCCACGCAATGCCGGGAGTGGCTGCCCAGGTTGGGGGTGTTTCAGGGGGGATGTCTGGAAGGGATGGTGGAGGGCATAACCGGCCTCAAGGAGGCTGACTGGCAGGAGCTGCGCAACCACCTGCTTATCGCCGGACTCATGCAGGCCGAGCGCGTACCGGTGGTTGATGCAACCTTCCTCCGCTTCCACCCGACCCTGGCCCCGGCCCTGTGGCAGCGGCTGGCTAAGGAGGAGCAGGACAAGCTGCTGGCAGGCTATTGGCAAGCCTATCACCAGCTCGCCAATCAGCTCTATCACTTGGATGACACCAATCCCCATGCCGCCCGCGCCCTTGCCCACTGCGAACTGCCTAACCTGCTTCGGGCTGTCCATGTTGCCTTGCAGACAGGCGAAGCTGAACAGGGCGTGGACTTTGCTAATAAGGTCAATTTCTTTCTCCGTCCCTTCGGGCTACGCCGGGACGCTGAGGAACTGTTAGAGGCCGCTGGCAAGGCAGGCAGTACAATCGGAACCCAGGCATGGTATCTTAGCCAAAGCAATAAGGGCGAGCAGCTTTGGGGAAACGGTCAGCCCGGACTAGCAGCACAGGTCTTTGCGGACATCCTGGCTGGACTGGAGGGGACTCCCGGCTATCAACGCTGCATCACCCTGCACATGCTGGGCCGCTGCTGTGCATCCCAGGGTCAGCCTGCTCAGGCAGAACAACACTACCGGCAGGCATTGACAGAGATAGTCCAGTTGGAGCAGGGCGACCAAGTACGACGACAAACCGGCGTATTCCAGACGGATCTGGCTGATGTGCTGCGTGACCAGAGACGCTATGACGAGGCCAAGCAAGCCTATCAGGCGAGCTTAGAGATTGCTGATAAGCAAGGTAATAAACGGCAGCAAGGCATAGTACGCAGCCAGCTCGGCACCTTGGCCTACATGCAGGGTGAGCTGGCTAAGGCAGAGGAGCGGTACAAGGAAGCCCTGACCCTGTTCCAGCGCATCAACGAGCCTGCCTCCGAGGCTGTGTTATGGCACCAGCTGGGCGTGGTCTATCAGCAGGCAAAGCAGTGGGAGGCAGCAGAGCAGGCATATCGGCAGGCAGCCCGACTGAAGGAGGAACAGGGTTTGCTGGGCGGCAACGCGAGTGCAGCTGGTAGCTGGGATCAGCTCGCCCAAGTCTGCAAGGCCACAGGCCGTAAGGCAGAGGCGGAGCAGTGGTTTCGCAAGGCATTGGCAGCACGCCGGGCAGCGGAAGACCGGCCCGGCATGGCTATCACCCTCAGCAATCTTGCCGACCTGCTGGCTGATGACCCGGCCCGCCTGGACGAGGCCCGTGGCCTGGCTGAGGAAGCGTTAACCATTAAGGAGGCCCTTGACAACGCAGCACTGGCGATATGGAAGACCTACGAACTACTGGCCCGTATTGCTGACCAGCAGGGAGACAGCAGCCAAGCTGCCGAATATCGGGCTAAGAGCAGGCAGGCGTATCTGGCCTTTCCCGGCTGGCGGCAGGGGCTGTACCAGCATGAGCCGCTGATTGCAGCGGTGGTGCAAGGTGGTGACATGGAGGCTGCCTTGGCCCCTTACAGCGAAGGGTGGATCAACCTGAAAGCCGCTATCCAGCGCATCCTCGACGGTGAACGCGATGAGGCCACCCTGTCCGAGCCGCTGGATTACAGGGATGCCGCCGTCATCCGCGCCATTCTGGTGGGGATTGAGGGGAAGGCGTAG
- a CDS encoding pancreas/duodenum homeobox protein 1, whose product MNSMNDVFTNEVLQELFPAQRANEFFEALFGDADEGAYDISLSFQGHNEKSNTLHFNLDLHERPGCCLACNLTSGLPDVFSRHKVINIEGLVTDVEKKLDGKAKCEAWKLGRTQQPQKSLHSIPLQIDLA is encoded by the coding sequence ATGAATTCCATGAATGACGTATTTACAAATGAAGTCCTCCAGGAGCTTTTCCCGGCGCAACGAGCAAATGAGTTTTTCGAGGCCCTGTTCGGTGATGCAGACGAAGGTGCCTATGATATCTCCCTGAGTTTCCAAGGTCATAACGAGAAAAGCAATACGCTCCATTTCAATCTGGACCTGCACGAGCGACCGGGCTGCTGCTTGGCGTGCAACCTGACCAGCGGTCTTCCTGATGTCTTTTCCCGCCATAAAGTGATCAATATTGAAGGACTGGTCACGGATGTGGAGAAAAAACTGGACGGCAAGGCCAAATGCGAGGCCTGGAAATTGGGCAGAACCCAGCAGCCTCAAAAAAGCCTGCACAGCATCCCTTTACAGATTGATTTGGCTTGA
- a CDS encoding MipA/OmpV family protein: MNNRRISLYLLLILFFFTFSAVSNADAQPRGGAPTFSLGTGAVFSTSLYHGANNNAIAIPLIMFSGEQFFIRGTGAGMHVYQDKGLSVDLLGKYRFEAYEEGDSASLVGIKDRNGTVEAGVAVNWRLEQAVFSCQVFTDLLNKHGGQEINLRIKKPFRWRMLFVTPYLGISLHSDASSTYYYGVDASEAIAGRPEYELGWTANWQTGMALRIGLTQNIMISTLFGLELLDQEITDSPIVDKDALFFGLIGIAYGF; encoded by the coding sequence ATGAACAACAGACGAATATCCCTGTACCTTCTTCTCATCCTCTTCTTTTTCACATTCTCTGCTGTGAGCAATGCTGATGCCCAGCCAAGAGGAGGAGCCCCGACCTTTTCCTTGGGCACAGGAGCAGTTTTTTCAACATCCCTGTACCACGGGGCGAACAATAACGCCATCGCGATTCCGCTGATCATGTTCTCGGGGGAGCAGTTTTTCATCAGAGGAACCGGGGCAGGAATGCATGTTTATCAGGACAAAGGTCTCTCGGTCGACCTGTTGGGCAAGTACAGGTTTGAGGCATACGAGGAGGGAGACAGTGCATCTTTAGTCGGGATAAAGGACAGGAACGGCACCGTGGAAGCGGGTGTGGCGGTGAATTGGCGGCTTGAGCAGGCAGTGTTCTCCTGCCAAGTTTTTACAGATCTGCTCAATAAGCACGGTGGGCAAGAGATCAATCTCAGAATCAAGAAACCCTTTCGATGGCGCATGCTCTTTGTTACGCCGTATCTTGGAATTTCTCTCCACAGCGATGCCTCTTCAACGTATTATTATGGGGTTGATGCCTCAGAGGCCATTGCCGGACGACCGGAATACGAACTTGGCTGGACCGCCAATTGGCAGACAGGAATGGCTCTTCGGATCGGCCTGACCCAAAACATCATGATCAGCACCCTGTTCGGCCTGGAGCTCCTTGATCAGGAGATTACTGACAGTCCTATCGTGGATAAGGATGCGCTCTTCTTCGGCCTGATCGGGATTGCCTATGGATTTTAG